The proteins below are encoded in one region of Telopea speciosissima isolate NSW1024214 ecotype Mountain lineage chromosome 10, Tspe_v1, whole genome shotgun sequence:
- the LOC122642063 gene encoding 65-kDa microtubule-associated protein 1-like isoform X1, protein MAVTDVQNPLLGVTTCGSLLQQLQKIWDEVGESDEERDMMLLQLEQDCLDVYKRKVDQAAKSRAHLLQALADAKSELSRLLSALGEKNFVGMPEKTMGTIKEQLAAIAPVLEQLWKQKEERIKEFSNVLSQIQKICSEIAGNLRLSEQGENSAVDEADLSLKKFDEFHTQLQELQKEKSDRLHKVLDFVSTVHDLCAVLGMDFFSTITEVHPSLNDSVGVQSKSISNDTLSRLAKTVLALKEDKKQRLLKLQELAAQLIDLWNLMDTPAEERSLFDHVTCNISASVDEVTVPGALALDLIEQAEVEVERLDQLKASRMKEIALKKQAELEEIYARAHIEIDSETAREKIMAMIDSGNIEPSELLADMDNQIVKAKEEALSRKDILDKVEKWMSACEEESWLEDYNRDENRYNSSRGAHLNLKRAEKARILVNKIPALVDTLVAKIRAWEEERDIPFTYDGVPLLAMLDEYAILRQDREEEKRRMRDQKKFHEQLGTEQEAVFGSKPSPSPSRQSLGSSTKKVVGPRANGGANGTPTTSRRLSLNAHQNGVKSTTKDGKRETHRPVAPVNYVVISKEDAASHVSGTDPIPASP, encoded by the exons ATGGCAGTCACGGATGTTCAGAATCCTCTTCTTGGAGTAACAACTTGCGGTTCTCTGCTGCAGCAGTTGCAG AAAATATGGGATGAGGTTGGTGAGAGTGATGAGGAACGTGATATGATGCTACTTCAGTTAGAGCAGGATTGCTTAGATGTTTACAAAAGGAAAGTTGACCAGGCTGCAAAGTCAAGGGCACATCTTCTCCAGGCTTTGGCAGATGCCAAATCTGAACTCTCCAGACTTCTCTCagctttgggagagaaaaattttGTTGGAATG CCTGAGAAGACAATGGGTACAATTAAAGAACAACTTGCTGCAATAGCCCCAGTATTGGAACAACTATGGAAGcagaaagaggagagaataaAGGAATTTTCCAATGTACTGTCACAGATTCAGAAGATATGTTCAGAGATTGCTGGGAATTTAAGACTTAGTGAGCAGGGAGAGAATTCTGCAGTTGATGAAGCTGATCTGTCCTTGAAGAAGTTTGATGAATTTCATACTCAACTCCAAGAACTTCAGAAAGAAAAG AGTGACAGGCTCCACAAGGTTCTTGATTTTGTAAGCACTGTGCATGATCTTTGTGCTGTCTTAGGGATGGATTTCTTCAGTACCATTACTGAAGTTCATCCGAGCTTAAATGATTCTGTTGGTGTACAATCCAAGAGCATTAGCAATGACACTCTATCCAGGCTGGCTAAGACTGTACTGGCACTAAAAGAAGACAAGAAACAGAGACTGCTGAAG CTTCAAGAGCTGGCAGCACAACTCATTGATCTATGGAACCTGATGGATACTCCAGCGGAGGAACGGAGTTTGTTTGATCATGTTACCTGTAACATCTCAGCTTCGGTAGATGAGGTCACTGTCCCTGGGGCCCTTGCTCTTGACCTGATTGAGCAG GCTGAAGTGGAAGTTGAAAGGCTAGATCAGCTAAAAGCCAGCAGGATGAAGGAGATTGCTCTAAAAAAACAAGCTGAGCTTGAAGAGATATATGCCAGGGCTCACATAGAAATAGATTCAGAGACTGCTCGAGAAAAAATCATGGCCATGATTGATTCTGGGAATATTGAGCCCTCGGAATTGTTGGCTGACATGGATAATCAGATTGTAAAAGCAAAAGAGGAGGCACTCAGCAGAAAAGATATATTGGACAAAGTTGAAAAATGGATGTCTGCCTGTGAAGAAGAGAGTTGGCTTGAAGACTACAATCGG GACGAAAACAGGTATAACTCAAGCAGAGGGGCACACTTAAATCTCAAGCGTGCGGAAAAAGCTCGCATTCTGGTTAATAAAATTCCAG CTCTGGTTGACACCTTGGTGGCAAAGATTCGAGCATGGGAAGAGGAACGTGATATACCATTTACTTACGACGGAGTACCTCTCCTTGCCATGTTGGATGAATATGCCATACTCAGGCAAgatagggaagaagagaagcgGAGAATGAGG GACCAGAAAAAGTTCCATGAGCAACTAGGTACAGAACAAGAAGCCGTGTTTGGTTCAAAGCCAAGCCCCAGCCCCAGCAGACAATCACTTGGTAGTAGTACAAAGAAGGTGGTAGGCCCACGAGCCAATGGAGGTGCAAATGGTACTCCCACTACCAGCAGAAGATTATCTTTGAATGCGCATCAAAATGGTGTCAAGTCTACTACCAAAGATGGGAAGAGAGAAACTCACCGGCCGGTGGCTCCTGTAAACTATGTTGTGATATCGAAGGAGGATGCTGCTTCACATGTTTCAGGCACTGACCCAATTCCGGCTTCGCCATGA
- the LOC122642063 gene encoding 65-kDa microtubule-associated protein 1-like isoform X2: MAVTDVQNPLLGVTTCGSLLQQLQPEKTMGTIKEQLAAIAPVLEQLWKQKEERIKEFSNVLSQIQKICSEIAGNLRLSEQGENSAVDEADLSLKKFDEFHTQLQELQKEKSDRLHKVLDFVSTVHDLCAVLGMDFFSTITEVHPSLNDSVGVQSKSISNDTLSRLAKTVLALKEDKKQRLLKLQELAAQLIDLWNLMDTPAEERSLFDHVTCNISASVDEVTVPGALALDLIEQAEVEVERLDQLKASRMKEIALKKQAELEEIYARAHIEIDSETAREKIMAMIDSGNIEPSELLADMDNQIVKAKEEALSRKDILDKVEKWMSACEEESWLEDYNRDENRYNSSRGAHLNLKRAEKARILVNKIPALVDTLVAKIRAWEEERDIPFTYDGVPLLAMLDEYAILRQDREEEKRRMRDQKKFHEQLGTEQEAVFGSKPSPSPSRQSLGSSTKKVVGPRANGGANGTPTTSRRLSLNAHQNGVKSTTKDGKRETHRPVAPVNYVVISKEDAASHVSGTDPIPASP; the protein is encoded by the exons ATGGCAGTCACGGATGTTCAGAATCCTCTTCTTGGAGTAACAACTTGCGGTTCTCTGCTGCAGCAGTTGCAG CCTGAGAAGACAATGGGTACAATTAAAGAACAACTTGCTGCAATAGCCCCAGTATTGGAACAACTATGGAAGcagaaagaggagagaataaAGGAATTTTCCAATGTACTGTCACAGATTCAGAAGATATGTTCAGAGATTGCTGGGAATTTAAGACTTAGTGAGCAGGGAGAGAATTCTGCAGTTGATGAAGCTGATCTGTCCTTGAAGAAGTTTGATGAATTTCATACTCAACTCCAAGAACTTCAGAAAGAAAAG AGTGACAGGCTCCACAAGGTTCTTGATTTTGTAAGCACTGTGCATGATCTTTGTGCTGTCTTAGGGATGGATTTCTTCAGTACCATTACTGAAGTTCATCCGAGCTTAAATGATTCTGTTGGTGTACAATCCAAGAGCATTAGCAATGACACTCTATCCAGGCTGGCTAAGACTGTACTGGCACTAAAAGAAGACAAGAAACAGAGACTGCTGAAG CTTCAAGAGCTGGCAGCACAACTCATTGATCTATGGAACCTGATGGATACTCCAGCGGAGGAACGGAGTTTGTTTGATCATGTTACCTGTAACATCTCAGCTTCGGTAGATGAGGTCACTGTCCCTGGGGCCCTTGCTCTTGACCTGATTGAGCAG GCTGAAGTGGAAGTTGAAAGGCTAGATCAGCTAAAAGCCAGCAGGATGAAGGAGATTGCTCTAAAAAAACAAGCTGAGCTTGAAGAGATATATGCCAGGGCTCACATAGAAATAGATTCAGAGACTGCTCGAGAAAAAATCATGGCCATGATTGATTCTGGGAATATTGAGCCCTCGGAATTGTTGGCTGACATGGATAATCAGATTGTAAAAGCAAAAGAGGAGGCACTCAGCAGAAAAGATATATTGGACAAAGTTGAAAAATGGATGTCTGCCTGTGAAGAAGAGAGTTGGCTTGAAGACTACAATCGG GACGAAAACAGGTATAACTCAAGCAGAGGGGCACACTTAAATCTCAAGCGTGCGGAAAAAGCTCGCATTCTGGTTAATAAAATTCCAG CTCTGGTTGACACCTTGGTGGCAAAGATTCGAGCATGGGAAGAGGAACGTGATATACCATTTACTTACGACGGAGTACCTCTCCTTGCCATGTTGGATGAATATGCCATACTCAGGCAAgatagggaagaagagaagcgGAGAATGAGG GACCAGAAAAAGTTCCATGAGCAACTAGGTACAGAACAAGAAGCCGTGTTTGGTTCAAAGCCAAGCCCCAGCCCCAGCAGACAATCACTTGGTAGTAGTACAAAGAAGGTGGTAGGCCCACGAGCCAATGGAGGTGCAAATGGTACTCCCACTACCAGCAGAAGATTATCTTTGAATGCGCATCAAAATGGTGTCAAGTCTACTACCAAAGATGGGAAGAGAGAAACTCACCGGCCGGTGGCTCCTGTAAACTATGTTGTGATATCGAAGGAGGATGCTGCTTCACATGTTTCAGGCACTGACCCAATTCCGGCTTCGCCATGA